The following proteins are encoded in a genomic region of Amphiura filiformis chromosome 18, Afil_fr2py, whole genome shotgun sequence:
- the LOC140139512 gene encoding lactadherin-like encodes MTNNMTNDTHCLNPLGMENHGIPSHGLYVTSVLYQNTDQYGKERGRLNNPLPTNIFVNAWIPGTSDSDPHYDVDMSKNMLVGGLMTRGCYKFNSFVREFKVLYDVDGGQGHQTLTDANGYILTYGNIDSFIIVTHTFSNIILARHLRIAIIKTSCKTYCSISFEILGCQYQ; translated from the exons atgacaaataatatgacTAATG ataCACATTGCCTCAATCCCCTTGGTATGGAGAACCATGGGATTCCTTCCCACGGTCTTTATGTGACTTCAGTTCTCTACCAGAACACAGATCAGTACGGCAAGGAAAGAGGACGACTGAACAATCCTCTTCCAACGAATATTTTCGTGAACGCCTGGATCCCCGGGACTTCTGATAGTGATCCCCATTATGACGTGGATATGTCCaag AATATGTTGGTAGGTGGTCTTATGACAAGAGGATGTTACAAATTCAACAGCTTCGTCAGAGAATTCAAGGTTTTATACGATGTTGATGGAGGACAAGGGCACCAAACCTTGACTGATGCGAACGGGTATATTTTG ACCTATGGCAACATAGACTCGTTCATCATTGTGACACACACATTTTCAAATATAATCCTGGCAAGACATCTCAGAATTGCTATCATCAAAACATCATGTAAAACATATTGCAGTATTAGTTTTGAAATACTGGGTTGTCAATATCAATAA